One Oncorhynchus clarkii lewisi isolate Uvic-CL-2024 chromosome 28, UVic_Ocla_1.0, whole genome shotgun sequence genomic region harbors:
- the LOC139386538 gene encoding zinc finger protein 830-like: MPPKNKQKKVIHQDELRRLMREKQKQTIDKKRVESPYAKYNSLDHLSCVLCNERVKNEILWQTHVLGKQHKEKVAELKGSKQSSTGHGPQPPLKRKALDSEDTNGKKSKPVAGNEQASTSSGLPDVFFAKPAPPGPKKLTGILKKTSAGLSLLAGVYNEDEEEAGDSSDLGAASSSGVQKGTPAPGLPADFFDNGTIPAVPAASHSGSILKPDETEKSVEKKENTPEALPEGFFDDPVRDAKVRNVDAPKDQMDKEWEEFQKEMRQVNTKSEAIVAEDDEEGRFERQIDEIDEQIECYRRVEVLRDKQDVVKKVVKEKTEDQEDSRGSDEEDEEELLHLLSRDWRAKGALA, translated from the coding sequence ATGCCTCCAAAGAATAAGCAGAAGAAAGTGATTCATCAAGATGAACTGCGTCGGTTGATGAGAGAGAAACAAAAGCAAACGATAGATAAGAAGCGTGTCGAATCCCCTTATGCCAAGTACAACAGTCTCGATCATCTTAGCTGCGTACTCTGCAACGAGCGGGTAAAGAATGAAATATTGTGGCAGACTCACGTTCTTGGAAAACAGCATAAGGAGAAAGTTGCCGAGCTCAAGGGGTCTAAACAAAGTTCAACAGGTCACGGACCCCAGCCCCCGCTGAAAAGGAAAGCATTGGATTCTGAAGACACGAATGGGAAAAAGTCTAAACCTGTGGCAGGTAACGAGCAGGCATCTACGTCGTCAGGGTTGCCTGATGTTTTCTTTGCGAAACCTGCCCCGCCTGGGCCGAAGAAACTAACTGGAATTTTGAAAAAAACATCTGCTGGACTGAGTCTTCTGGCCGGAGTCTATAAtgaagacgaagaggaggctggTGACTCTTCTGACCTAGGGGCAGCCTCCAGCTCGGGTGTGCAGAAGGGGACACCTGCCCCAGGACTCCCAGCTGATTTCTTTGACAACGGCACCATTCCAGCTGTCCCAGCTGCCTCTCATTCCGGGTCTATCCTCAAACCAGATGAAACTGAGAAGAGTGTGGAGAAGAAGGAAAATACACCTGAAGCACTACCAGAAGGCTTCTTTGACGACCCAGTGAGAGATGCCAAAGTCCGCAATGTTGACGCTCCCAAAGATCAAATGGATAAGGAGTGGGAAGAGTTCCAAAAGGAAATGCGGCAGGTGAACACTAAATCAGAGGCCATTGTAGCCGAGGATGACGAGGAGGGACGTTTTGAGCGTCAGATTGATGAAATCGATGAGCAAATCGAATGTTACCGGAGGGTTGAGGTATTGAGAGATAAGCAAGATGTGGTGAAGAAGGTTGTGAAGGAGAAGACCGAAGACCAGGAAGACTCCAGGGGAAGCgatgaggaggatgaagaagagcTGCTCCACTTGCTGTCAAGAGACTGGAGGGCTAAAGGGGCCCTTGCTTAA